In a genomic window of Planifilum fimeticola:
- a CDS encoding 3-oxoacid CoA-transferase subunit B: protein MNRKERIRHCIAKRAARELKDGDVVNLGIGIPTLVGDYIPPGVTVHFHTENGMLEVGPTPPPDQADPRLVNASRHPVSELPGASYFDSGLSFAIMRGGHLDATVIGALQVSQKGDLASWAIPGKPILGVGGAMDLVVGAKRVIVATTHQTKDGQPKILPECTYPLTAREEVDVLVTEHAVFRFERGKMILVEIGDHLALEDLKSITPAEYEIHPHLKVVNRWEGLE from the coding sequence ATGAACCGGAAGGAACGGATACGACATTGCATCGCCAAAAGAGCGGCGCGGGAGCTCAAGGACGGGGATGTGGTCAATCTGGGCATCGGGATCCCCACACTGGTCGGCGATTACATCCCGCCGGGGGTGACCGTCCACTTCCACACGGAAAACGGCATGCTGGAAGTGGGTCCCACCCCTCCGCCGGATCAGGCTGATCCGCGGCTGGTCAACGCCAGCCGCCATCCGGTCTCGGAACTCCCCGGCGCCTCCTATTTCGACAGCGGCCTTTCTTTTGCCATCATGCGGGGAGGACATCTGGACGCCACGGTCATCGGGGCCCTCCAGGTCAGCCAGAAAGGGGATCTGGCCAGCTGGGCCATTCCGGGAAAACCGATCCTCGGCGTGGGGGGAGCGATGGATCTGGTGGTGGGGGCCAAGCGGGTGATCGTGGCCACGACACATCAGACCAAGGATGGACAGCCGAAGATCCTTCCGGAGTGCACGTATCCCTTAACCGCCCGGGAAGAAGTGGATGTGTTGGTGACGGAGCACGCGGTATTCCGCTTTGAGAGGGGAAAAATGATCCTCGTCGAGATCGGGGATCACCTGGCGTTGGAAGATTTGAAATCGATCACTCCCGCCGAATACGAAATCCATCCCCATCTCAAAGTGGTAAACCGGTGGGAAGGATTGGAGTGA
- a CDS encoding LacI family DNA-binding transcriptional regulator produces the protein MATIKDVAKLAGVSISTASLALNNQPHVREETRKKVLEAAKQLNYQPNGIARDLKSSKTYTIGLILADLAGPFYSELIRGIQDVTASNGYDLVALSAVGENPKSVRYIQEKRTDGMIIMAHNISTEMIRKAARPDFPIIVLDRKMEADHIYSVGVDNRKAAFEAVSYLLKKGYRRIGYLGGPSNSTDNQQRFLGYRDALKAQGLKVEPKWCLQGRFVKEGGYQAVKLLAAQDLLPEAIFSANDEMAIGAMEALEERGIKVPQEVAIVGFDDIQLARYVRPALTTVRQPMYDMGSMAASLLFRLFQKDRSVRSVMLETELIIRESCGGNPSISGGMGNGMEGSDRWSLRNV, from the coding sequence TTGGCGACGATCAAGGATGTAGCGAAATTGGCCGGGGTCTCCATTTCCACCGCTTCCCTCGCCCTGAACAATCAACCCCATGTCCGGGAGGAAACCCGAAAAAAAGTGCTGGAAGCGGCCAAACAGTTGAACTATCAGCCCAATGGCATTGCCCGGGATCTGAAATCAAGCAAAACCTACACGATCGGATTGATCCTCGCCGATTTGGCCGGTCCCTTCTATTCGGAGTTGATTCGAGGCATTCAGGATGTGACAGCCTCCAACGGATACGATCTTGTGGCCCTCAGCGCCGTCGGGGAAAATCCGAAATCCGTCCGCTACATTCAGGAGAAGCGGACGGACGGCATGATCATCATGGCTCACAATATTTCCACCGAGATGATTCGAAAGGCGGCACGCCCCGATTTCCCCATCATCGTTCTCGACCGGAAGATGGAAGCGGACCATATCTACAGTGTCGGGGTGGACAACCGGAAAGCCGCCTTTGAGGCGGTGAGTTACCTGTTGAAAAAGGGATACCGCCGCATCGGTTATTTGGGAGGGCCCAGCAATTCAACGGATAATCAGCAGCGGTTTCTCGGATATCGAGACGCGCTGAAGGCCCAAGGACTCAAAGTGGAACCCAAGTGGTGTCTGCAAGGCAGGTTCGTCAAGGAGGGAGGATATCAGGCAGTCAAACTGCTGGCCGCTCAGGATCTGTTGCCGGAGGCCATTTTCTCCGCCAACGACGAAATGGCCATCGGAGCGATGGAGGCTCTGGAGGAGCGGGGAATCAAAGTGCCCCAAGAGGTGGCCATCGTCGGATTTGACGATATTCAGCTCGCCCGTTATGTTCGGCCTGCCTTGACCACCGTTCGGCAACCCATGTACGACATGGGATCCATGGCTGCCAGCCTTCTGTTCCGGTTGTTCCAGAAAGACCGGAGCGTTCGATCCGTGATGTTGGAGACGGAGTTGATCATCCGCGAGTCTTGCGGCGGCAATCCATCCATATCGGGGGGGATGGGAAATGGAATGGAGGGGAGTGATCGGTGGAGCCTACGAAATGTGTGA
- a CDS encoding YesL family protein, which yields MEWRGVIGGAYEMCEWIMRLAYVNLLWLLFTFLGLGVLGFFPATSAMFTLVRGWLNGQEFKVFHAFWRSCRKNWIDANLLGYFLLAVGILLYVDIRLMRSFNHPFFDLLSFAALGFGFLYLVVLLYAFPLSVHLRLRKREIVRLALFAGMKQPLLTLFLLASIAMIALVNAVFPGLIPFLSGSVVCLVSMWAVLRLFPMSAEHFSAGQSRKAH from the coding sequence ATGGAATGGAGGGGAGTGATCGGTGGAGCCTACGAAATGTGTGAATGGATCATGCGCTTGGCCTATGTCAATTTGCTGTGGCTGTTATTTACCTTCCTCGGCTTGGGGGTTCTGGGATTTTTTCCGGCCACTTCAGCCATGTTTACTCTGGTTCGGGGGTGGTTGAACGGGCAAGAATTCAAGGTTTTTCACGCGTTTTGGAGAAGCTGCCGAAAGAATTGGATCGATGCCAACCTGCTGGGGTATTTCCTCTTGGCTGTCGGCATTCTCCTTTATGTCGACATCCGTTTGATGCGGAGTTTCAACCATCCGTTCTTTGATCTCCTTTCTTTCGCCGCACTGGGTTTTGGGTTCTTGTATCTCGTGGTGCTTTTGTATGCTTTTCCTCTGTCTGTCCATCTCCGACTGAGGAAACGGGAAATTGTCCGTCTGGCCCTGTTTGCGGGGATGAAACAGCCTCTGCTGACTTTGTTCCTGCTCGCGAGCATCGCGATGATCGCCCTGGTCAACGCGGTGTTCCCCGGATTGATCCCGTTTTTGAGCGGAAGCGTCGTTTGCCTGGTGTCGATGTGGGCGGTTCTCCGATTATTTCCGATGTCCGCGGAGCATTTTTCCGCAGGGCAATCCCGAAAAGCGCATTAA
- a CDS encoding ABC transporter substrate-binding protein, with amino-acid sequence MKRIKPFAPVLAVCLIAATILAGCAEPNQAQGKTVVKFWYTWQGAEAEQMEKLIDEFNSSQDKIQVEGLSQGDLQKQLTAIVGGNPPDLAVHYDENRLASWANKGAMQPLDPYIEKDNYDLSDFLPGALEAVQYEGKTYGLPLGMNTWMLYYNEDLLKEAGLDGPPETIQELKEYSEKLDKTDAKGRLERLGLCTGAHQQYIWMYSFEGKMWDPKDKKVTPTDPGFRSSVELVADNWKRHGAQNMDRFQSGFGKYDSPQNPFFIGKCAMTIDGEWLATHIDRFAPNLNYGIAPIPHDEKHPEAKKVGYMNVNLLYIPKGAKNPDAAWEFLKWLTAKEQMLKFDVALGNLAPRKSAVDDPAFDKVPGFDRFAKYAKEHELKPLPSLPFKEEYLNEIQKQMDQILRGKISLDEGMRKIAEKIQPIADKTMK; translated from the coding sequence ATGAAGAGGATCAAACCCTTTGCGCCGGTTCTGGCGGTGTGTCTGATCGCGGCCACGATCCTGGCCGGTTGCGCGGAACCCAATCAAGCGCAAGGGAAAACGGTGGTGAAGTTTTGGTACACATGGCAGGGTGCCGAGGCGGAGCAGATGGAGAAGCTGATCGACGAGTTCAACTCCAGCCAGGACAAGATCCAGGTGGAGGGTTTGAGTCAGGGCGATCTGCAAAAGCAGTTGACGGCGATTGTGGGCGGCAACCCGCCGGATCTGGCGGTCCATTACGATGAGAACCGGCTCGCCTCGTGGGCGAACAAGGGCGCGATGCAGCCGTTGGATCCCTACATTGAAAAGGATAACTATGATCTGAGCGATTTTTTGCCGGGCGCGCTGGAAGCGGTGCAGTACGAGGGGAAGACGTACGGCCTGCCCCTCGGGATGAACACCTGGATGCTGTATTACAACGAAGACCTTCTGAAGGAAGCGGGATTGGACGGGCCTCCCGAAACCATTCAGGAACTTAAGGAATACAGCGAAAAACTGGACAAGACGGATGCGAAGGGGCGCCTGGAACGGTTGGGACTCTGTACCGGAGCCCACCAGCAGTACATCTGGATGTATTCCTTCGAAGGAAAGATGTGGGATCCGAAGGACAAAAAGGTGACCCCGACCGATCCGGGATTCCGGTCCTCGGTTGAGCTGGTCGCGGACAACTGGAAGCGCCACGGTGCCCAAAACATGGATCGCTTCCAATCCGGTTTCGGCAAGTACGATTCGCCTCAAAACCCCTTTTTCATCGGGAAGTGCGCGATGACGATCGACGGAGAGTGGCTGGCCACGCACATCGATCGGTTTGCGCCGAATCTGAATTACGGAATCGCTCCCATTCCCCATGACGAAAAGCATCCGGAAGCGAAAAAGGTCGGATATATGAACGTCAACCTGCTCTATATTCCGAAGGGGGCCAAAAACCCCGACGCCGCCTGGGAATTCCTCAAATGGCTGACCGCCAAGGAACAGATGCTCAAATTCGACGTGGCTCTCGGCAATCTGGCACCCCGCAAAAGTGCGGTGGACGACCCCGCCTTTGACAAGGTGCCCGGATTTGATCGGTTTGCAAAATACGCGAAAGAGCACGAATTGAAGCCGCTTCCGTCTCTTCCGTTCAAGGAAGAATATCTGAATGAGATCCAAAAGCAGATGGATCAAATCCTGCGGGGAAAAATTTCCCTTGATGAAGGGATGAGAAAAATCGCGGAGAAAATCCAGCCCATCGCGGATAAAACGATGAAGTAG
- a CDS encoding carbohydrate ABC transporter permease: protein MAKREWRSLWLGLAFASPFIIGFLFLTLIPFAQSFYYSLTEYDLFNEPRWVGLENYRRILEDPSFYKSLSNTFFMAFIAVPFHLTVSLLIALLLNMKVKGIALYRTLYYLPVAIPVVANSILWLWIFNPQYGILNEMLRGLNLPDQAWLMDPALTKPSLIIMGLWATGGGALIYLAALQGIPKELYEAAAIDGATAWDRFRHITFPALSPVTLFQLIMGLIGAFQIFTESFIFADGATGGPDQSLLFYAVNLYREAFVNLNMGYASALAWILFVIVMLITLIIFKTSLRWVYYGGE from the coding sequence ATGGCAAAAAGAGAATGGCGGAGTCTGTGGCTGGGGTTGGCATTCGCTTCCCCCTTCATCATTGGATTTCTGTTTCTGACGTTGATTCCCTTTGCCCAGTCTTTCTACTACAGCCTGACGGAATACGATTTGTTCAATGAACCCCGGTGGGTCGGGCTGGAAAACTATCGGAGAATCCTGGAGGATCCATCCTTTTACAAATCCCTTTCCAACACGTTTTTCATGGCGTTTATCGCGGTCCCCTTCCATTTGACGGTCAGCTTGCTGATCGCTTTGCTCCTCAATATGAAAGTGAAGGGAATTGCCCTGTACCGGACGCTTTATTACCTGCCGGTGGCGATCCCGGTGGTCGCCAACTCCATCCTGTGGCTGTGGATTTTCAATCCCCAATACGGCATTCTGAACGAGATGTTGAGGGGACTCAACTTGCCGGATCAGGCTTGGCTGATGGATCCGGCGCTCACCAAACCCTCGCTGATCATCATGGGCCTGTGGGCAACCGGAGGAGGGGCGCTCATTTATTTGGCGGCACTGCAGGGAATCCCGAAGGAATTGTATGAAGCGGCGGCGATCGACGGCGCCACCGCCTGGGATCGGTTTCGTCACATCACTTTTCCGGCGCTGTCGCCGGTCACCCTGTTTCAGCTGATCATGGGCTTGATCGGGGCTTTTCAAATCTTTACCGAATCCTTTATTTTCGCCGACGGAGCGACCGGGGGACCGGATCAGTCCTTGTTGTTCTACGCCGTCAATCTCTACCGCGAAGCCTTTGTCAACCTGAACATGGGGTATGCATCCGCATTGGCGTGGATCTTGTTCGTGATTGTCATGCTGATCACCCTCATCATTTTCAAAACATCACTCCGTTGGGTGTATTACGGGGGTGAATAG
- a CDS encoding carbohydrate ABC transporter permease: MTRDQSKAAGKRRSLAYHLKRTVLPHVFLSLVGLIFLFPFVWLFLNSLKTPQEIFSLPPKLWPEELQWSNYARAFQSMPFFGYVLNTLFLVIANIVGHLFSAPLVAYSLAKIRWRGRGAVFALVLATVILPPQVTMIPMYIIFAKLGWVNTYLPLIIPSFLGSSFNIFLLRQFLLGIPNELSDAARIDGASEFRIYWQIMLPLLMPPLAAIAIFTFQGVWHDFFGPLIYLNDERLWTISVGLQGFLQQHGAQWELLMAAATLFTLPSVIAYFIGQKYFIQAGTQLVQYK, from the coding sequence ATGACGAGGGATCAATCGAAGGCCGCAGGAAAACGTCGAAGTCTTGCGTATCATCTGAAGCGCACCGTTTTGCCCCATGTCTTCTTATCCCTGGTGGGGTTGATCTTTCTGTTTCCCTTTGTCTGGTTGTTTTTGAACTCGCTGAAGACGCCCCAGGAGATCTTTTCCCTGCCGCCCAAGCTGTGGCCGGAAGAGCTCCAATGGAGCAATTATGCGCGCGCGTTTCAGTCGATGCCCTTTTTCGGTTATGTGCTTAACACGCTGTTTCTCGTCATTGCCAATATCGTCGGCCATCTGTTTTCGGCGCCGCTGGTCGCCTATTCGCTGGCCAAGATTCGCTGGAGGGGGAGAGGAGCCGTCTTTGCGCTGGTTTTGGCCACCGTGATCCTGCCTCCCCAGGTGACGATGATTCCCATGTACATCATCTTTGCGAAGTTGGGTTGGGTGAATACCTACCTTCCGCTGATCATTCCCAGTTTTCTCGGATCGTCCTTCAACATTTTCCTGTTGCGCCAGTTCCTTCTGGGGATTCCGAACGAGTTGTCGGATGCGGCCCGGATCGACGGCGCCTCGGAGTTCCGAATCTACTGGCAGATCATGCTTCCGCTTCTCATGCCTCCCCTGGCGGCGATCGCCATTTTTACCTTCCAGGGGGTCTGGCACGACTTTTTCGGTCCGCTGATCTATCTGAACGATGAACGGCTGTGGACCATATCGGTGGGACTGCAAGGGTTTCTTCAGCAACATGGCGCTCAATGGGAACTGTTGATGGCGGCGGCAACCCTGTTTACCCTCCCTTCCGTCATCGCCTACTTCATCGGGCAAAAGTATTTTATCCAGGCAGGAACACAGCTTGTGCAATATAAATGA
- a CDS encoding beta-galactosidase: protein MNSVRVEKGRFVIDGKETFLFGGELHYFRVRREEWEQRLEMIAQAGCNLVSTYVPWVWHEREEGDIDLAGRTRREKDLKAFLELVREKGLYCFVRPGPYVMAEIRFEGIPSWLVERYPEVVAKRADGTDHPTRVVSYRHPLFLEKVRRWYREVNRVIAPMQHTRGGPVILYQLCNEVGMLHWVSNTSDFNEVTLAAFERYLKEKYGTVHALNKKHGTDADSFSHWIESFRKGAGDDSLSLHYEWRRFWRRYFREYIDQLKCFAEEDGIEVPFVVNVHGFKDYSIYSRGVDYPIGLSQLCEAASIEKAVLAGDFYPGHVGYDNFHDLVLASVYTQAVSRKEQPLFSAEFQSGRLADRPRLYPQDLDLITRTCIAHGMKALNYYMFTAGENYEDIGIFGRRHEWQAPVDSKGRPRPQYETARHLGRMLKTVGNRLVRAQKVVHTHVGFNPDDYLTDVVEPRFRPRMDELSFKREHFAFDGILRLLSAANISFDAVDLLKPFSAEEIPTLWVFSTSYMDPDLQERLARYVQEGGKLVLYPEIPTHDLEGNPCRILADRLELGKWEVIPGNDVVDVLGMESIAVKQRLRFERYEGEPIALCTRQNRRETAAYHKKAGSGEVLVLGIAIGQDFDYQLDVIRAVAERVGIRPHLSADTPHLSAIERRNGSESFLFVHNYTEWEQETNLYEGGRPLFDGEKIVLPPRSGAMYLRNFPIAEDLVIEYATVEMTHWESAEGRASLTVKPVGRSGVLKVRMGDGWRANIGGSPEKGLLRIGPIDAPVTLTFWRET, encoded by the coding sequence TTGAATTCAGTCCGTGTGGAAAAGGGAAGGTTTGTGATCGATGGTAAGGAGACTTTCCTCTTCGGCGGAGAACTGCATTATTTCCGGGTGAGGCGCGAAGAGTGGGAGCAGCGGCTGGAGATGATCGCCCAAGCGGGATGCAATCTGGTCAGCACTTACGTTCCGTGGGTGTGGCATGAAAGGGAAGAGGGCGATATCGACCTGGCCGGACGGACGAGAAGGGAAAAGGATTTGAAAGCATTCCTCGAGCTGGTGAGAGAAAAGGGGCTATATTGCTTCGTTCGTCCCGGTCCCTATGTCATGGCGGAAATCCGCTTCGAGGGGATTCCTTCGTGGCTGGTTGAACGGTATCCGGAGGTCGTCGCCAAGAGGGCCGATGGAACGGATCACCCCACGCGCGTCGTCTCTTACCGACACCCCCTCTTTCTCGAGAAGGTCCGGCGGTGGTACCGCGAAGTGAACCGGGTAATCGCTCCGATGCAGCACACCCGAGGGGGGCCCGTCATCCTGTATCAACTGTGCAACGAAGTGGGGATGCTTCACTGGGTTTCCAACACGTCTGATTTCAACGAAGTAACCCTCGCCGCATTTGAGCGATACCTGAAGGAAAAATACGGAACCGTCCATGCGTTGAACAAAAAACACGGCACGGATGCCGATTCTTTTTCGCATTGGATCGAATCGTTTCGAAAGGGAGCGGGTGACGATTCCCTTTCCCTTCATTACGAATGGCGGCGATTTTGGCGGAGGTACTTCCGGGAGTACATCGATCAGTTGAAATGCTTCGCGGAAGAGGACGGCATCGAAGTTCCTTTCGTCGTCAATGTTCACGGATTCAAGGATTATTCCATCTACAGCCGGGGGGTGGACTACCCGATCGGCCTGTCCCAACTCTGCGAAGCTGCATCCATCGAAAAAGCGGTGTTGGCCGGCGACTTTTATCCCGGCCACGTGGGTTACGACAATTTTCACGATCTCGTCCTGGCTTCCGTGTACACGCAAGCGGTTTCCCGAAAGGAGCAGCCCCTGTTCTCCGCGGAATTCCAGTCGGGCCGCCTGGCGGACAGGCCGCGGCTTTATCCGCAGGACCTCGACTTGATTACCCGGACGTGCATCGCTCACGGGATGAAGGCGTTGAACTACTATATGTTTACCGCCGGCGAGAACTACGAGGACATCGGGATTTTCGGCCGCCGCCACGAGTGGCAGGCGCCGGTCGATTCGAAGGGACGGCCGCGCCCTCAATATGAAACCGCCCGGCATCTCGGCCGAATGCTCAAGACCGTCGGAAACAGGCTGGTCAGGGCGCAGAAGGTGGTTCACACCCACGTCGGTTTCAACCCGGACGATTACTTGACGGATGTGGTGGAACCCCGTTTCCGTCCCCGGATGGACGAACTTTCCTTTAAACGGGAGCACTTCGCCTTTGACGGGATCCTGCGGTTGCTGTCGGCCGCCAACATCTCCTTTGACGCCGTCGATTTGCTGAAGCCTTTTTCCGCTGAAGAGATCCCCACCCTGTGGGTCTTTTCCACCTCCTATATGGATCCCGATCTGCAGGAGCGTTTGGCTCGCTATGTGCAGGAAGGGGGGAAGTTGGTCCTTTACCCCGAAATTCCGACGCACGATTTGGAGGGAAACCCCTGCCGCATTCTGGCCGATCGCCTGGAACTCGGGAAGTGGGAAGTGATCCCCGGAAATGACGTGGTCGACGTATTGGGGATGGAATCGATTGCGGTCAAGCAGCGGCTGCGATTTGAGAGGTACGAAGGGGAGCCGATCGCTCTCTGTACGCGCCAAAACCGTCGGGAGACGGCGGCGTACCACAAGAAGGCGGGAAGCGGAGAGGTTTTGGTATTGGGAATTGCGATCGGACAGGATTTCGACTACCAACTGGACGTCATCCGGGCCGTCGCGGAACGGGTCGGAATCCGGCCTCATCTTTCGGCGGATACTCCCCATCTGTCGGCGATTGAGAGGAGAAACGGCAGTGAGTCTTTCCTTTTCGTGCACAACTACACGGAATGGGAGCAGGAAACCAACCTGTATGAAGGGGGACGGCCCCTCTTCGATGGGGAAAAAATTGTTCTTCCCCCGCGTTCGGGGGCGATGTATCTTCGAAATTTCCCGATCGCCGAAGATTTGGTCATCGAGTACGCCACCGTGGAGATGACGCATTGGGAATCGGCGGAGGGTCGTGCATCTCTGACCGTCAAGCCCGTGGGACGAAGCGGGGTGCTGAAGGTTCGGATGGGAGACGGGTGGCGCGCGAACATCGGCGGTTCGCCGGAAAAGGGCTTACTTCGCATCGGACCGATCGATGCGCCCGTGACGCTGACGTTTTGGCGGGAAACTTGA
- a CDS encoding glucoamylase family protein, with protein MRKWLVLLVTLVLLFSLNVTSAAPVIDDGGGRSDAVSTGPAASSRYEKILLRYAEDTWESFVAMTDEKSGLPADRLHVDGTRSVETSTTNIGAYMWSALVAEKLGFIDHEELVSRLSKTLGTLEKMERHKESGQYYNWYDHRTGEKLTEWPSTGDPLTPILSSVDNGWLATGLHLVRQSVPELSHRAGALFDSMDFSIFYDPDTNRLLFSYVPSTGEKHCCYDTLGEIRIASYIGMAKGEMPQKHYFGAWRTFPDSCKDWGWQEMRPQGFHRQYFGVDVFEGAYRYNGSRIVPNWGGSMFEALMVPLFVPEEKWAPGSWRVNHPLYVRAQIYHGMVEAGYGYWGFSPSDVPEGGYRAYGVDALGMNPDGYPSNNDDTFADFGYEGCEGREPKPLPKPEEYTNGVVTPHAAFLALRWAPEETVKNLTRLERDFDIYTKWGFRDSVNVETGEVSDFYLALDQGMIMASIGNFLADDMLRRSFVTPQFEKRLRPPMAVEEFNAHPRACTIVGTPGDDVIHGTPGDDVICGLGGNDVIYGGGGDDVIYGDAGDDRIYGMNGDDVLYGGEGEDQLFGGRGDDVLSAGPGRDALTGGAGEDHFEGGTGSNECRDVSAEDSANACGPAGQPR; from the coding sequence ATGCGAAAATGGCTGGTTTTGCTGGTAACCCTCGTCTTGCTTTTCAGTCTCAACGTGACCTCGGCCGCGCCCGTCATCGATGACGGCGGCGGGCGTTCGGACGCCGTATCGACAGGCCCTGCCGCATCTTCCCGCTATGAGAAGATCCTGCTTCGCTACGCCGAGGATACCTGGGAATCGTTTGTCGCCATGACCGATGAGAAAAGCGGTTTGCCGGCGGACCGCCTGCATGTCGATGGCACCCGCAGTGTGGAAACCTCTACGACGAATATCGGCGCGTATATGTGGAGCGCGCTGGTGGCCGAGAAGCTCGGCTTCATCGATCACGAGGAGCTCGTATCCCGGCTTTCCAAAACCCTCGGAACCCTGGAGAAGATGGAGCGCCATAAGGAGAGCGGACAGTACTACAACTGGTACGACCACCGGACGGGTGAGAAATTGACCGAGTGGCCGAGCACCGGTGATCCGCTCACGCCGATCCTGTCGTCGGTGGACAATGGATGGCTGGCCACCGGCCTGCACCTTGTGAGACAGTCCGTGCCGGAGTTGTCGCACCGAGCCGGTGCGCTGTTCGACAGCATGGACTTCAGCATCTTCTACGACCCGGACACCAACCGTCTTCTGTTCAGCTACGTACCGAGCACCGGAGAAAAGCATTGCTGCTATGACACGCTCGGCGAGATCCGAATCGCCAGCTACATCGGCATGGCCAAGGGAGAGATGCCGCAGAAGCATTACTTCGGGGCGTGGCGGACGTTTCCCGACAGCTGCAAGGATTGGGGATGGCAGGAGATGCGGCCGCAGGGCTTCCACCGGCAGTACTTCGGCGTCGATGTGTTTGAGGGCGCATACCGGTACAACGGCTCGCGCATCGTGCCCAACTGGGGCGGCAGCATGTTTGAGGCTTTGATGGTTCCGCTGTTCGTGCCCGAGGAGAAATGGGCGCCGGGCAGCTGGCGGGTGAATCACCCGCTGTACGTCCGGGCACAGATTTATCACGGCATGGTTGAAGCCGGTTACGGATATTGGGGTTTTTCCCCTTCGGATGTTCCGGAAGGGGGCTACCGCGCTTACGGGGTCGACGCTCTCGGCATGAATCCCGACGGTTATCCGTCGAACAACGACGACACCTTCGCGGATTTCGGCTATGAAGGATGCGAGGGACGTGAGCCCAAGCCCCTCCCGAAGCCTGAGGAGTACACCAACGGCGTCGTGACGCCCCATGCGGCGTTCCTGGCACTCCGGTGGGCGCCGGAGGAGACGGTGAAGAACTTGACCAGACTGGAGCGCGACTTCGACATCTATACCAAGTGGGGGTTCCGTGACTCCGTCAACGTCGAGACCGGTGAGGTGTCCGATTTCTACCTGGCCCTCGACCAGGGCATGATCATGGCGTCCATCGGCAACTTCCTGGCCGATGACATGCTGCGTCGCTCCTTTGTCACGCCGCAATTCGAGAAGAGGCTGCGGCCGCCGATGGCGGTGGAAGAGTTCAACGCCCATCCGCGCGCCTGCACCATCGTAGGGACTCCGGGCGATGATGTCATCCACGGCACCCCGGGCGACGACGTGATTTGCGGACTGGGCGGCAATGACGTCATTTACGGAGGCGGAGGCGACGATGTCATCTACGGTGATGCGGGCGATGACCGGATCTATGGGATGAACGGCGACGATGTCCTGTACGGCGGAGAGGGTGAAGATCAGCTCTTCGGAGGACGCGGTGACGATGTCCTGTCGGCGGGACCCGGTCGGGATGCGTTGACGGGTGGCGCGGGCGAGGACCACTTCGAGGGCGGAACCGGCTCCAACGAGTGCCGGGACGTTTCTGCCGAGGATAGCGCCAATGCGTGCGGTCCCGCTGGACAGCCCCGGTGA